One Alosa alosa isolate M-15738 ecotype Scorff River chromosome 22, AALO_Geno_1.1, whole genome shotgun sequence DNA segment encodes these proteins:
- the kctd2 gene encoding BTB/POZ domain-containing protein KCTD2, with the protein MAELHVVEPSGTGILEQSEHREIRGSVRLPSPTLLIPPRSGMSSPGVSSSRAVFGFPMKSSPTSPSDQSEKPGSRWVRLNVGGTYFVTTKQTLCREPKSFLSRLCQDDPDLDSDKDETGAYLIDRDPTYFGPILNYLRHGKLIINKNLAEEGVLEEAEFYNIASLVRLVKERIRDNENRTSQGPVKHVYRVLQCQEEELTQMVSTMSDGWKFEQLISIGSSYNYGNEDQAEFLCVVSRELNNSTNGIVIEPTEKAKILQERGSRM; encoded by the exons GGACTGGCATCTTAGAACAATCAGAACACCGTGAAATTCGCGGCTCGGTAAGGCTCCCCTCGCCCACTCTCTTGATTCCCCCTCGGAGCGGCATGTCCAGTCCAGGGGTGTCCAGTTCCAGAGCAGTGTTTGGGTTTCCCATGAAGAGTAGCCCTACTTCTCCGTCAGATCAGTCAGAGAAACCGGGGTCCCGATGGGTCAGGCTTAATGTCGGTGGAACCTACTTTGTCACTACAAAACAGACATTGTGTAGAGAACCTAAATCGTTCCTCTCTCGATTATGCCAAGACGATCCAGATTTGGACTCTGACAAG GATGAGACAGGAGCCTACCTAATAGACAGGGACCCAACATACTTTGGCCCCATCTTGAATTACCTACGGCACGGAAAGCTGATCATCAACAAGAACCTGGCGGAGGAAG GTGTGCTGGAGGAGGCCGAGTTCTATAACATTGCATCCCTGGTGAGACTGGTCAAGGAGAGGATACGAGACAACGAGAACAGGACGTCACAG GGCCCCGTGAAGCATGTGTACAGGGTGCTGCAGTGTCAAGAGGAAGAGCTGACTCAGATGGTCTCCACCATGTCAGACGGCTGGAAGTTTGAACAG CTCATAAGCATCGGCTCATCCTACAACTATGGCAACGAGGACCAGGCAGAGTTCCTGTGTGTGGTGTCGCGCGAACTCAATAACTCTACCAATGGCATTGTCATCGAACCTACGGAGAAGGCTAAG ATTCTCCAAGAGAGGGGCTCTCGGATGTGA